A section of the Bacillus pumilus genome encodes:
- the motA gene encoding flagellar motor stator protein MotA has protein sequence MDKTSLIGIILAFIALSVGMVLKGVSLTALINPAAILIIVVGTIAAVVIAFPSSEIKKTPKLFGKIFKDNKLPTIQEMIPLFSNWAQIARREGLLALEASIEEVDDDFLKNGLSMAVDGQSAEFIRDVLTEEVDAMAERHQSGALIFTQAGTYAPTLGVLGAVVGLIAALANMGDIEALGHAISAAFVATLLGIFTGYVLWHPFANKLKRKSKEEVKLRLIMIEGILSVLEGQSPKVIEQKLLMYLPAKERANLVIEEGEKQNG, from the coding sequence ATGGACAAAACATCGTTAATAGGTATTATTTTAGCATTTATTGCACTGAGTGTCGGTATGGTTTTGAAAGGTGTAAGTCTAACCGCTCTTATCAACCCAGCGGCTATATTGATCATTGTGGTTGGGACGATTGCAGCTGTTGTCATCGCATTCCCATCTAGTGAAATTAAGAAAACACCAAAATTGTTCGGCAAAATTTTCAAAGACAACAAGCTTCCAACGATTCAAGAAATGATCCCTCTTTTTTCAAACTGGGCACAAATTGCGCGTCGTGAAGGTCTTTTGGCTTTAGAAGCTAGCATTGAGGAAGTAGATGATGATTTCCTTAAGAACGGTTTAAGCATGGCCGTTGATGGTCAAAGTGCGGAATTTATTCGCGACGTCTTAACAGAAGAAGTTGACGCCATGGCTGAAAGACATCAGTCAGGCGCATTAATCTTTACACAAGCTGGTACATACGCTCCGACGCTTGGTGTACTTGGCGCCGTTGTCGGACTTATTGCTGCACTTGCTAACATGGGAGATATTGAAGCACTTGGGCATGCAATCAGTGCTGCCTTCGTTGCGACACTGCTTGGGATTTTTACTGGGTATGTGTTATGGCATCCATTCGCCAACAAGCTGAAGCGTAAATCAAAGGAAGAAGTAAAACTTCGTCTGATTATGATCGAAGGGATCCTTTCTGTTCTTGAAGGTCAATCTCCAAAAGTGATTGAACAAAAACTTCTCATGTACTTACCAGCGAAAGAACGTGCAAATCTTGTCATTGAAGAAGGAGAAAAACAAAATGGCTAG
- the queF gene encoding preQ(1) synthase, with the protein MTTRKPEELEGVTLLGNQGTNYLFDYAPQVLETFPNKHTNRDYFVKFNCPEFTSLCPQTGQPDFATVYISYIPNEIMVESKSLKLYLFSFRNHGDFHEDCMNIIMNDLIELMDPRYIEVWGKFTPRGGISIDPYTNYGKPGTKYEEMASYRMMNHDMYPETIDNR; encoded by the coding sequence ATGACGACAAGAAAACCAGAAGAATTAGAAGGCGTCACTTTACTAGGAAATCAAGGAACCAATTATTTGTTTGATTATGCACCGCAAGTGCTTGAAACATTTCCGAATAAACATACAAATAGAGATTATTTTGTGAAATTTAACTGCCCAGAATTTACGTCACTTTGTCCGCAAACAGGTCAGCCGGATTTTGCGACAGTTTATATCAGCTATATTCCAAACGAAATCATGGTCGAAAGTAAATCATTAAAATTGTATTTGTTCAGCTTCCGTAACCATGGTGATTTCCATGAGGATTGTATGAATATTATTATGAACGATCTTATTGAATTGATGGATCCAAGATACATTGAAGTATGGGGCAAATTTACTCCAAGAGGCGGTATTTCAATTGACCCGTACACAAACTATGGAAAACCTGGTACCAAATATGAAGAAATGGCGTCATATCGTATGATGAACCATGATATGTATCCTGAAACGATTGATAATCGCTAA
- a CDS encoding ATP-dependent Clp protease ATP-binding subunit: MRCQHCQVNEATIRLNMQVNSSRSQMVLCEDCYTSLMEQSKMKMGPQLFGGSSFFSEQAGHTQNVEQPKHKGLLDELGRNLTDGANAGLIDPVIGRDEEVARVIEILNRRNKNNPVLIGEPGVGKTAIAEGLALKIASGDVPNKLKNKQIYLLDVSSLVANTGIRGQFEERMKQLIKELQSRKNIILFVDEIHLLVGAGSAEGSMDAGNILKPALARGELQLVGATTLKEYRQIEKDAALERRFQPVIVDEPTQAEAIDILKGIQDKYESYHGITYSDEAIQACVQLSSRYIQDRHLPDKAIDLMDEAGSKANLSIDAASEDELTNRLSEIAAEKQAALKEEQYEKAAKLRDEEEAIEARLQNKTNHKEHVVTAEDIQAIVEQKTGIPVGKLQADEQTKMKEIDVRLKARVIGQEHAVEKVAKAVKRSRAGLKSKHRPTGSFLFVGPTGVGKTELSKTLAEELFGSREAIIRLDMSEYMEKHSVSKLIGSPPGYVGHDEAGQLTEKVRRKPYSIILLDEIEKAHPDVQHMFLQIMEDGRLTDSQGRTVSFKDTVIIMTSNAGSTDKTVKVGFQSDQEEAIEEQSLIDSLSAYFKPEFLNRFDSIIQFDSLDRDDLVKIVDLLLNELSAQLKEQNLTVHVTKEAKEKIAELGYHPAFGARPLRRTIQEHVEDQMTEILLEEDKLSGFTVAVEDNEIVVKKG; the protein is encoded by the coding sequence ATGCGTTGTCAACATTGTCAAGTAAATGAAGCAACAATTCGCCTGAATATGCAAGTGAATTCATCCCGGAGCCAAATGGTTTTATGTGAAGACTGCTACACCTCTTTGATGGAGCAATCAAAAATGAAAATGGGACCTCAATTGTTCGGAGGAAGCTCATTCTTCTCTGAGCAAGCAGGACATACGCAAAACGTAGAGCAACCAAAGCATAAAGGCTTACTCGATGAACTTGGCCGAAATTTAACAGATGGCGCGAATGCTGGTTTAATTGATCCAGTCATCGGCCGTGATGAAGAAGTCGCAAGAGTCATTGAGATTTTAAATAGAAGAAATAAAAACAATCCCGTCCTCATTGGTGAACCAGGTGTTGGGAAAACAGCGATTGCTGAAGGACTTGCACTGAAAATTGCAAGTGGCGATGTACCAAATAAATTAAAGAACAAACAAATCTATTTATTAGATGTCTCGTCCCTTGTCGCGAACACAGGAATACGTGGTCAATTTGAGGAAAGAATGAAGCAGTTAATTAAAGAATTGCAAAGCCGTAAAAATATTATCTTATTTGTAGATGAAATTCATCTTCTTGTAGGCGCAGGGTCTGCCGAAGGGTCAATGGATGCTGGAAACATCTTAAAACCAGCCCTTGCACGAGGCGAGCTCCAGCTAGTAGGTGCGACGACATTAAAAGAATATCGTCAAATTGAAAAAGATGCCGCACTTGAACGGCGCTTCCAGCCCGTCATTGTAGATGAGCCAACACAAGCTGAAGCGATTGATATTTTAAAAGGCATTCAAGATAAGTATGAAAGCTACCATGGTATCACCTATTCAGACGAAGCGATTCAAGCTTGTGTTCAATTATCTTCACGGTATATCCAGGACCGGCATTTGCCGGATAAAGCCATTGATTTAATGGATGAAGCAGGTTCAAAGGCGAACCTCTCCATTGATGCCGCAAGTGAAGATGAACTAACAAATCGCCTGAGTGAAATTGCTGCTGAAAAACAGGCTGCTTTAAAAGAAGAACAATACGAAAAAGCAGCAAAGCTTCGAGATGAAGAAGAAGCCATTGAAGCAAGACTTCAAAACAAAACAAATCACAAAGAACATGTCGTCACAGCAGAAGACATTCAAGCCATTGTCGAACAAAAAACAGGCATCCCTGTTGGCAAACTGCAAGCAGACGAACAAACCAAAATGAAAGAAATTGACGTCCGCTTAAAAGCACGAGTGATCGGTCAGGAACATGCGGTTGAAAAAGTCGCAAAAGCTGTGAAGAGAAGTAGAGCCGGCTTAAAATCAAAACATAGACCAACTGGCTCCTTCCTATTCGTTGGACCAACAGGTGTTGGGAAAACCGAATTATCAAAAACGCTAGCTGAAGAATTATTTGGTTCACGCGAGGCGATCATCCGATTAGATATGAGTGAGTACATGGAGAAACACTCAGTATCTAAGCTCATCGGTTCTCCACCTGGTTATGTTGGACATGATGAAGCAGGTCAACTGACAGAAAAAGTGCGCAGAAAACCATACAGCATCATTTTGCTGGATGAAATCGAAAAAGCACACCCTGATGTGCAGCACATGTTCCTTCAAATCATGGAAGATGGCCGGTTAACAGACAGCCAAGGCAGAACTGTCAGCTTTAAAGATACAGTCATCATCATGACAAGTAACGCAGGCAGCACAGATAAAACGGTTAAAGTCGGCTTCCAGTCTGATCAGGAAGAAGCAATCGAGGAACAATCACTCATTGATTCACTCAGCGCCTATTTCAAACCAGAATTCTTGAACCGTTTTGACAGCATCATTCAGTTTGACTCCTTAGATCGAGATGATTTAGTGAAGATTGTAGATCTTCTGCTCAATGAGCTGTCAGCACAATTAAAAGAGCAAAATTTAACAGTCCATGTGACAAAAGAAGCGAAAGAAAAAATTGCAGAACTTGGATATCATCCTGCATTTGGTGCTCGTCCACTGCGAAGAACCATTCAAGAGCACGTTGAAGATCAAATGACGGAGATATTGCTTGAAGAAGATAAGCTTTCAGGATTTACTGTAGCTGTTGAAGATAACGAAATTGTCGTTAAAAAAGGATAA
- the queC gene encoding 7-cyano-7-deazaguanine synthase QueC, protein MKNEKAVVVFSGGQDSTTCLLWALQQFEEVETVTFHYNQRHQEEIDVAKRIADKLGVKNHLLDMSLLNQLAPNALTRDDIDIEEKEGELPSTFVPGRNLVFLSFASILAYQIGARHIITGVCETDFSGYPDCRDEFVKSCNVTVNLAMEKPFVIHTPLMWLNKAETWKLADELNALDFVKNETLTCYNGIISDGCGECPACKLRKKGYDTYMEMKEAK, encoded by the coding sequence ATGAAAAATGAAAAAGCAGTCGTTGTCTTTAGCGGGGGACAAGACAGTACAACATGTTTATTATGGGCACTTCAACAATTCGAAGAGGTAGAAACCGTGACCTTTCATTATAATCAGCGTCATCAAGAAGAAATTGATGTCGCCAAAAGAATTGCGGATAAGTTAGGTGTGAAGAATCATCTATTAGATATGTCACTTTTGAATCAGCTGGCACCAAATGCTTTAACAAGAGATGACATTGATATTGAAGAAAAAGAAGGAGAGCTGCCTTCCACGTTTGTACCAGGAAGAAACTTAGTGTTCTTATCCTTTGCTTCTATTCTTGCATATCAAATCGGAGCAAGACATATTATCACAGGTGTATGCGAGACAGACTTTAGCGGCTATCCAGATTGCCGTGACGAGTTTGTAAAGTCATGTAATGTCACAGTAAATTTGGCGATGGAAAAACCATTTGTCATCCATACACCACTTATGTGGCTCAATAAAGCAGAAACATGGAAATTGGCAGACGAGCTGAATGCATTAGATTTTGTGAAAAATGAAACGCTCACTTGCTATAATGGCATCATTTCTGATGGCTGCGGGGAATGTCCTGCGTGTAAACTTCGGAAAAAGGGCTATGACACGTATATGGAAATGAAGGAGGCAAAATAA
- a CDS encoding MarR family winged helix-turn-helix transcriptional regulator, translating into MENHNVEKSLKLFIVLSRAYRSINHHMNKHIVKHGLNPTEFAVLELLYHKGDQPLQQIGDKILLASGSITYVVDKLEKKELLSRKACAEDRRVTFAHITEQGRALLDDIFPDHAKEIHEMISVLSEEEKDACIDMLKHVGLRAKHLYDHKE; encoded by the coding sequence ATGGAAAATCATAATGTTGAAAAATCTTTAAAATTATTTATTGTATTATCACGTGCCTATCGCTCAATTAATCATCACATGAACAAACATATTGTGAAGCACGGACTGAATCCGACTGAATTTGCGGTATTAGAATTACTGTATCATAAAGGGGATCAGCCACTTCAGCAAATCGGTGATAAGATTTTACTTGCAAGCGGCAGCATCACGTATGTGGTCGATAAATTGGAGAAGAAAGAACTCCTCAGTCGTAAGGCCTGTGCAGAAGACCGCAGGGTCACATTTGCGCATATTACCGAGCAGGGACGAGCTTTGCTTGATGATATCTTCCCAGATCATGCGAAAGAAATTCATGAGATGATCAGTGTCCTGAGCGAAGAAGAGAAGGATGCCTGCATTGACATGCTTAAACATGTGGGACTGCGTGCAAAACATTTATATGATCATAAAGAATAA
- a CDS encoding membrane protein, with the protein MKRSNESAFQLAFVYVGTVVGAGFATGKEIVEFFVRFGWIGLFGILISGAIFTGLGAKMMLISKRIEAESYQDMNRFLFGAAASRYINVVMFFILLGVTSVMISGAGAIFEEQLGISKEYGIFLTIILSVIVLLKGSKGLFGVNVLVVPMLIFFSLIVFLDSFVFSSSESYVLALQMGEGEWILSAISYGAFNLALSQAVLVPVANEMTSEAVIKKGAVLGGIMLTVILFVCFLSLSSLDMLEAFDIPMAQVVYQVANSIHLIYLFVIFGEVFTSVIGNLYGLERQVRAYIRMNSVLTISLILLCCYVISKIGYGTLISTVYPIFGYVSIFFILFLFLKKVPASLDK; encoded by the coding sequence ATGAAACGTTCAAATGAATCCGCTTTTCAGCTTGCCTTTGTATATGTAGGAACAGTGGTTGGAGCTGGGTTTGCGACCGGAAAAGAAATCGTAGAATTTTTTGTTCGTTTTGGCTGGATTGGATTATTCGGAATCTTGATTAGCGGCGCTATTTTTACTGGACTTGGGGCAAAAATGATGCTCATTTCTAAACGAATTGAAGCAGAGTCTTATCAAGATATGAACCGGTTTTTATTTGGCGCAGCTGCCAGTCGGTATATTAATGTCGTCATGTTTTTTATTTTACTAGGCGTCACTTCAGTGATGATTTCTGGCGCAGGTGCTATATTTGAAGAGCAGCTTGGCATATCGAAGGAATATGGGATCTTTTTAACAATCATTCTGAGTGTGATTGTGCTTTTGAAAGGATCAAAAGGATTATTTGGTGTGAATGTTCTCGTCGTCCCAATGCTTATTTTCTTTTCATTGATCGTGTTTCTTGATTCATTCGTTTTTAGCAGTAGTGAAAGTTATGTTCTTGCATTGCAAATGGGTGAGGGAGAGTGGATTTTATCAGCTATCTCATATGGAGCTTTTAATTTGGCACTTTCTCAAGCCGTTTTAGTGCCCGTCGCAAATGAAATGACCTCTGAAGCGGTGATTAAAAAGGGAGCTGTGCTTGGGGGCATCATGCTGACAGTTATTTTATTCGTATGCTTTTTATCTCTTTCTTCATTAGATATGCTAGAGGCGTTTGATATTCCAATGGCGCAGGTCGTGTATCAAGTAGCAAATTCCATACACCTCATTTATTTATTTGTGATTTTCGGCGAAGTTTTTACATCTGTCATAGGCAATTTATATGGACTTGAGAGACAAGTGAGGGCGTATATACGAATGAACAGTGTCTTGACGATATCCCTTATTCTCTTATGCTGCTATGTGATAAGTAAAATTGGTTACGGTACATTGATATCAACGGTTTATCCTATTTTTGGCTATGTGAGCATCTTTTTTATCCTCTTTCTTTTTCTCAAAAAAGTGCCTGCCTCTTTAGATAAGTAA
- the queE gene encoding 7-carboxy-7-deazaguanine synthase QueE, translating to MAKAIPVLEIFGPTIQGEGMVIGQKTMFVRTAGCDYSCSWCDSAFTWDGSAKHDIQWLHAEDILKELKRIGGQAFSHVTISGGNPALLKQMESLIDLLHEEGIDTALETQGTMYQDWFLKIDDLTISPKPPSSNMKTDFAKLTRIIDELKNGNRLEHASLKVVIFDDHDLAYAKDVHAKYPELPFYLQVGNDDTTTGDDAYLLTHLLKKYEALVDQVAQDPDLNRVRVLPQLHTLLWGNKRGV from the coding sequence ATGGCTAAGGCGATACCTGTACTAGAGATCTTTGGTCCGACCATTCAAGGAGAAGGGATGGTGATTGGACAAAAAACCATGTTTGTCAGAACGGCTGGCTGTGACTACTCTTGCAGCTGGTGTGATTCCGCCTTTACTTGGGATGGTTCAGCAAAGCATGACATTCAGTGGCTTCACGCAGAAGACATTCTCAAAGAATTAAAAAGAATAGGTGGACAGGCTTTTTCTCATGTCACCATTTCAGGGGGAAACCCTGCGCTTTTAAAACAAATGGAATCACTCATTGATTTGCTTCACGAAGAAGGAATTGATACAGCGCTTGAAACACAAGGGACAATGTATCAGGACTGGTTTTTGAAAATTGATGATTTAACAATTTCTCCGAAACCGCCAAGCTCAAATATGAAAACAGATTTCGCGAAACTCACACGTATCATAGATGAGCTGAAAAACGGAAATAGATTAGAGCATGCAAGCCTGAAGGTCGTCATTTTTGACGATCATGATTTAGCCTATGCAAAGGATGTTCATGCGAAATATCCAGAGCTTCCTTTTTATTTGCAAGTAGGAAATGATGACACGACAACAGGTGATGATGCGTACTTATTGACGCATTTATTAAAGAAATATGAAGCGCTTGTTGATCAAGTAGCGCAAGACCCAGACTTAAATCGCGTAAGAGTTCTGCCGCAGCTTCACACATTATTGTGGGGAAATAAACGAGGCGTATAG
- the motB gene encoding flagellar motor protein MotB, whose product MARKRKKHDHDDHVDESWLIPYADLLTLLLALFIVLFASSSIDAAKYEQMAKSFNVVFTGGTGVMDQSSMQSTEETENSNQTKKAAEEDEEAKAKARDHAVLTKVKKQVDSFIANKKLGAKLETKLTDEGLLITIEDSIFFDSGRAVIRPQDVPLAKEISKLLVINPARDIVISGHTDNVPIRNSDFESNWYLSAIRAVNFLSILLENSNLNQENFSTKGFGEFKPIASNDTAEGRSKNRRVEVLILPIEKKAK is encoded by the coding sequence ATGGCTAGGAAACGTAAAAAACATGATCACGATGACCATGTAGATGAATCTTGGCTGATCCCTTATGCCGATCTTCTAACGCTTCTACTCGCTCTCTTCATTGTGCTTTTTGCATCTAGTTCGATTGATGCGGCAAAATATGAACAGATGGCTAAGTCTTTTAATGTCGTCTTTACAGGCGGTACTGGTGTCATGGATCAATCCAGCATGCAAAGTACTGAAGAAACTGAAAATAGCAACCAGACCAAGAAAGCAGCGGAAGAAGATGAAGAAGCTAAAGCGAAAGCTCGAGATCATGCTGTTCTCACAAAGGTCAAAAAGCAAGTGGATTCCTTCATTGCTAATAAGAAACTTGGAGCTAAGCTCGAAACAAAGCTGACGGACGAAGGTTTGCTCATTACGATAGAAGACAGTATCTTCTTTGATTCTGGCCGAGCAGTTATTCGCCCTCAAGATGTCCCGTTAGCAAAGGAAATTTCAAAACTACTCGTTATTAACCCCGCTCGTGACATCGTCATTAGCGGACATACTGATAATGTACCGATCAGAAATTCAGATTTTGAATCCAATTGGTATTTAAGTGCCATACGTGCTGTAAACTTTTTGAGTATTCTTCTTGAAAACAGCAATTTAAACCAAGAGAACTTTAGCACAAAAGGTTTCGGTGAATTCAAGCCAATCGCTTCAAATGATACAGCAGAAGGCAGAAGTAAAAACCGACGCGTAGAAGTACTGATTTTACCGATCGAAAAAAAAGCAAAATAA
- the queD gene encoding 6-carboxytetrahydropterin synthase QueD, producing MLSQIYPQTNHPYSFELNKDMHISAAHFIPREDAGACSRVHGHTYTINITIAGDELDDSGFLVNFSTLKKLIHGQYDHTLLNDHEEFSSTNPYAMPTTEVVAKTVHDKVADYLSTLANKPVCVQVFVRETPTSYCIYRPKRVEHNG from the coding sequence ATGCTTTCTCAAATCTATCCACAAACGAATCATCCATACTCATTTGAATTGAATAAAGATATGCATATATCAGCTGCCCATTTCATCCCAAGAGAAGATGCAGGTGCTTGCAGCCGTGTACATGGTCATACGTACACCATCAATATAACCATTGCTGGAGATGAACTAGATGATTCGGGTTTCCTTGTCAATTTCAGTACACTGAAAAAACTTATTCATGGACAGTATGATCACACACTGCTGAATGATCATGAGGAATTCTCATCAACCAATCCATACGCGATGCCTACTACAGAGGTTGTGGCAAAGACAGTCCATGACAAAGTCGCAGATTATTTATCGACTTTAGCAAATAAACCGGTATGTGTTCAGGTCTTTGTGAGGGAGACACCAACAAGCTACTGCATTTACCGGCCGAAACGAGTTGAGCACAATGGCTAA